Proteins encoded together in one Asterias rubens chromosome 4, eAstRub1.3, whole genome shotgun sequence window:
- the LOC117289629 gene encoding CMP-N-acetylneuraminate-beta-galactosamide-alpha-2,3-sialyltransferase 2-like, producing MRARLKMPVVFATFLIIISLYVYIHEIGFSQATVSDSHELSFFSLSSVRRFFTTQLTVPENVRTLGTMNSTDGCRRLWLAGQSLWFDYKFNASLSPVWTRHNKKLTPVISSWWKTLQTNKLTSVPDVINEALKVISDEDPYWVRDLSRCLRCAVVGNSGNLRGSQYGQLIDSHDYVFRINKAPTKDFISDVGSKETHRFTYPESFMAPGPDANFVLMDFKLLDVAWLTSALTNGTVTRTYMNVKKTINVTKSKVMIYNPSLMHHIHTEWMEKHGRYPSTGNLAMFFALQICDEVNLFGYGANSNGNWDHYWQKDDGSHNSFFKKTGVHDSDFERSIMMSLQSAGKIKIYAGVR from the exons ATGAGAGCTCGTCTTAAAATGCCAGTAGTCTTTGCCACCTTTCTGATTATCATCTCGCTGTATGTATACATCCATGAGATTGGATTCAGCCAAGCCACAGTTTCCGACAGCCACGAGTTGAGTTTCTTCTCTCTTTCCTCGGTCAGGAGGTTCTTCACCACACAACTCACCGTCCCGGAAAATGTCAGAACTTTAGGAACAATGAATTCTACCGACGGCTGCCGACGATTGTGGCTGGCGGGACAGTCGCTTTGGTTCGATTACAAGTTCAACGCAAGCCTGAGTCCGGTGTGGACGCGGcacaataaaaaattaactCCAGTGATCAGTTCATGGTGGAAG AcgctgcaaacaaacaaactcactAGCGTCCCTGATGTTATAAACGAAGCACTGAAGGTTATCAGCGACGAGGACCCGTACTGGGTGAGGGACTTGTCCAGATGTCTGCGATGTGCTGTGGTAGGCAACTCTGGGAATCTACGCGGCAGTCAGTATGGCCAACTGATTGATTCGCATGACTATGTCTTCAG AATCAACAAGGCTCCTACAAAAGATTTCATCTCGGATGTAGGCTCGAAGGAAACCCACCGCTTCACATATCCAGAGAGCTTCATGGCACCGGGGCCCGATGCCAACTTTGTGCTGATGGACTTTAAGCTGCTGGATGTTGCATGGCTGACCAGCGCACTGACCAACGGCACCGTAACAAG AACATACATGAATGTTAAGAAAACCATTAACGTCACCAAATCAAAG GTGATGATCTACAATCCGTCCTTAATGCATCACATTCACACAGAGTGGATGGAGAAACACGGCCGGTACCCATCAACAGGGAACCTGGCAATGTTCTTTGCTCTTCAAATTTGTGATGAG GTGAACCTGTTCGGCTACGGGGCAAACTCCAATGGCAACTGGGATCACTACTGGCAGAAGGACGACGGCTCGCACAACTCATTCTTCAAGAAGACCGGCGTACACGACAGCGACTTTGAACGTTCAATCATGATGAGCCTCCAGAGCGCTGGCAAAATCAAAATATATGCCGGGGTCAGATGA